From one Parambassis ranga chromosome 5, fParRan2.1, whole genome shotgun sequence genomic stretch:
- the LOC114436587 gene encoding nectin-4-like: MQPFLLCVVFLHLSLLSALDDHRAETVRPGQDVPLQCQGPGGEAVTLLEWSRSDLKEDGYVFFYRNSRSYENYQHSSFRGRVQLRDLSMKDGDVSVVLQNANLNDSGVYECRVISSMESGGRSQVSCSVHVTVMETTTVTSTVTSSGLQEKDGRDKGTNGDTSLLVVVVVPVVLLVVVVVVCVVVCVVCVRRHSRSPKYNLSAETEKA, translated from the exons ATCACAGAGCGGAGACGGTCCGGCCTGGACAGGacgtccctcttcagtgtcagGGTCCTGGCGGGGAAGCGGTCACTCTGCTGGAGTGGAGCCGGTCCGACCTCAAGGAGGACGGCTACGTCTTCTTCTACAGGAACAGCCGCTCGTATGAAAACTACCAGCACTCGTCTTTCAGAGGACGGGTGCAGCTCAGAGACCTGTCCATGAAGGACGGGGATGTGTCTGTGGTCCTCCAGAACGCCAACCTCAACGACAGCGGCGTGTACGAGTGCAGAGTCATCAGCAGCATGGAGAGCGGAGGCCGCAGTCAGGTCAGCTGTTCGGTCCATGTGACGGTGATGGAGACCACAACAGTGACGTCAACAGTGACGTCTTCAG GTCTCCAAGAGAAGGACGGCAGAGACAAGGGGACAAACGGGGACACAagtcttcttgttgttgttgtagttcctgttgtgttgcttgttgttgttgttgttgtttgtgttgttgtttgtgttgtgtgtgtcagaagaCACAGCAGGTCACCAAAGTACAACCTGTCAGCTGAGACGGAGAAGGCCTGA